From the Temnothorax longispinosus isolate EJ_2023e chromosome 6, Tlon_JGU_v1, whole genome shotgun sequence genome, one window contains:
- the Swm gene encoding RNA-binding protein 26 isoform X1: MIINNPDQFKAWLTTVLEPLCDADPAALAKYVYALVKKDKTLEELRGCMVEQLDVFLQHETKNFVELLFKTLETQEYVLPPPKSEPDGGGTPPGVNPPAPIVPSSTEKVMDATIPLVPIITNPPVPLQINGSAPAVISKRETRKSDSDKDKEKEKRSRSRSGRMRSRTRSRSRSWERDRRRSRSREHIRRDRERDRSRPWRNESPPMSTRRHDRRRTRSRSSSPIRPRIRDGPDSRDHRARFRNRSPTPLRSRSRSRSIERKKIDRFERIEVDRTDRTEGSPGGGTPTQDSNHGDVDMRLSTTSQSIQSVVAVASSIPNNQTSSFQQQAKRRCRDFDEKGYCMRGDLCPYDHGTDPVVLEDVALSRVLSFGPHSAQAPGTVPVATVPEPPQGPNGNPPPPHLPLASLPPPHLRNHHSNMDVFAEYNPDAPSMEPRMPWGRHPQPAPGIYGRGQRELISVPVIPHTNSSEITHTQSNPLKRKQAFDFNRLGPKQRVVHNPANCSLELKKVPRSLNNITQLNNHFSKFGKIVNIQVNFGGDPEAALVTFQLPTEAKSAYRSTEAVLNNRFIKVFWHNNVNNNAAGGAIENVPPGCRPSVKERLGAAITLPAKTEDNEYVPTRRSTEEQVTQTLVPTSPKAAVVPTREDKVLAIKKTQEMLAAKETLKKKQEEKRKEAIKLTADLRKRKQELLDKHLIELRALIDKAEKNPEQKESIMPTIKAMQQSVDNLRKDLAANGQIGGNKSQVKSREQAQKEILDAELDLMTAQQEGQDAGELQKRLNELRAQAAALGLNTNPGVGRGTKVSRVARGTALSFRGRGRGSFAHVSVDHRPTSLLVSGYETEEKVEVLAHFQQFGEIVNQIVDDATPSIVINFKSRKEAEVALVKGRTFQDRLLSITWVSGHHLHRGGATNSSASIQLSSRSEQTAPTADEDIDLEGTEAFLLEENEEEEDEDGESRSWRR, from the exons ATGATAATCAACAATCCGGACCAGTTCAAGGCGTGGCTCACCACCGTGCTGGAGCCGCT gTGCGATGCAGATCCTGCTGCTCTAGCCAAATATGTCTATGCGTTGGTCAAGAAAGACAAAACTTTGGAGGAACTACGTGGCTGTATGGTCGAACAGCTGGATGTGTTTCTACAACACG AAACCAAAAACTTTGTGGAATTGCTCTTCAAGACGTTAGAGACTCAAGAGTACGTGCTCCCACCGCCTAAGAGTGAGCCTGATGGTGGTGGGACACCACCCGGCGTAAATCCACCCGCCCCAATTGTACCATCATCAACGGAGAAAGTAATGGATGCAACAATTCCACTAGTACCTATAATTACGAACCCGCCTGTCCCACTTCAAATTAATGGATCCGCACCTGCTGTAATTAGTAAACGCGAGACTAGAAAATCTGATTCAGATAAGgataaagaaaaggaaaaacgaTCTCGAAGCAG GAGTGGACGAATGAGATCGAGAACACGATCACGATCTCGATCATGGGAAAGGGACAGACGTAGATCCAGAAGTAGAGAACACATTCGACGtgatagagaaagagatagaagtCGCCCATGGCGAAACGAATCCCCACCGATGAGTACCAGACGACATGATCGCAG acgTACTAGGAGTCGCAGTTCATCACCGATACGACCTAGAATACGCGACGGTCCAGACAGTCGCGATCATCGAGCAAGATTCAGAAACAGATCTCCAACGCCGCTTCGATCCCGATCGCGTTCAAGATCAATAGAACGGAAGAAGATCGATCGCTTCGAAAGGATAGAGGTAGATAGAACGGATCGAACTGAGGGCAGTCCTGGTGGTGGTACACCAACACAAGATAGTAATCACGGAGATGTAGACATGAGGCTGTCTACGACTAGTCAATCGATACAAAGTGTTGTCGCTGTCGCGAGTAGTATTCCAAATAATCAGACAAGTTCTTTTCAACAACAAGCAAAGAGACGTTGCAGAGACTTTGACG AAAAGGGATACTGCATGAGGGGAGATCTTTGTCCCTATGATCACGGCACAGACCCAGTTGTACTGGAAGATGTGGCACTTAGTCGTGTTTTGAGTTTCGGACCGCATAGTGCTCAAGCTCCAGGAACAGTTCCAGTGGCCACGGTACCAGAACCACCGCAGGGTCCTAACGGTAATCCACCACCGCCACATCTCCCTCTTGCCAGTTTACCACCACCTCACTTAAGAAACCACCATTCTAATATGG ATGTTTTCGCAGAATATAATCCGGACGCACCCAGCATGGAGCCACGAATGCCATGGGGTAGACATCCGCAACCTGCGCCTGGGATTTACGGCAGGGGGCAAAGAGAACTGATCAGTGTGCCGGTTATTCCCCACACAAATTCGTCGGAAATTACCCACACCCAGAGCAATCCGCTGAAACGCAAACAAGCGTTTGACTTTAATCGTCTGGGACCGAAACAGAGAGTAGTGCATAACCCGGCCAATTGCTCTCTGGAACTGAAAAAGGTTCCACGAAGCTTAAACAACATAacacaattaaataatcatttttccaAATTcggtaaaattgtaaatatccAAGTTAATTTCGGCGGCGATCCTGAGGCAGCGTTGGTTACCTTCCAGCTGCCAACCGAAGCAAAGTCTGCCTACAGAAGCACAGAGGCTGTGTTGaataatagatttattaaagtattttggCATAATAACGTCAATAATAATGCGGCTGGTGGAGCAATCGAAAATGTGCCACCGG gttGCCGTCCCTCTGTGAAAGAAAGGCTAGGCGCCGCGATAACATTACCGGCGAAAACCGAAGATAACGAGTACGTTCCCACGCGTCGTTCGACCGAGGAACAAGTCACGCAAACCTTGGTTCCGACTTCACCTAAAGCTGCCGTTGTTCCTACTCGAGAAGACAAGGTTCTCGCGATAAAGAAAACGCAAGAGATGTTAGCGGCTAAGGAAACGCTAAAGAAGAAACAAGAGGAGAAGCGTAAGGAGGCGATAAAGCTGACCGCCGATCTGCGCAAGAGGAAACAAGAATTGCTGGACAAGCATCTGATTGAATTGCGTGCCCTGATTGACAAGGCTGAAAAGAATCCGGAACAAAAGGAATCGATCATGCCGACGATAAAGGCTATGCAGCAGTCGGTCGACAATTTGCGTAAGGATTTGGCCGCGAACGGCCAGATTGGCGGTAACAAGTCGCAGGTGAAATCTAGGGAGCAGGCGCAGAAGGAGATCCTGGACGCCGAGTTAGATTTAATGACCGCACAACAAGAAGGCCAAGACGCTGGCGAGTTGCAGAAGAGATTGAACGAACTTCGAGCTCAGGCGGCCGCGTTGGGCTTGAACACAAATCCCGGCGTGGGTAGAGGCACGAAAGTCAGCCGGGTCGCACGCGGCACCGCGCTGTCTTTCAGGGGCCGCGGCAGAGGAAGTTTCGCTCATGTCTCGGTGGATCACCGGCCAACGAGTCTTCTAGTCTCCGGTTATGAAACTGAAGAAAAGGTGGAGGTCCTAGCGCATTTTCAA CAATTTGGTGAAATAGTAAATCAAATAGTCGACGACGCGACACCTTCGATCGTTATCAATTTCAAATCGAGGAAAGAGGCTGAGGTAGCCCTAGTGAAAGGACGCACATTTCAAGACAGATTGTTATCAATAACTTGGGTGTCCGGCCATCATCTACATCGTGGAGGAGCTACTAATTCGAGCGCATCTATACAGCTCTCATCGCGTTCCGAACAAACTGCACCTACTGCAGACGAGGATATCGACTTAGAG GGCACGGAGGCGTTTCTCTTAGAAGAGaacgaggaggaagaagacgaGGACGGGGAGTCGCGTAGCTGGCGGCGATAG
- the Swm gene encoding RNA-binding protein 26 isoform X2 produces MIINNPDQFKAWLTTVLEPLCDADPAALAKYVYALVKKDKTLEELRGCMVEQLDVFLQHETKNFVELLFKTLETQEYVLPPPKSEPDGGGTPPGVNPPAPIVPSSTEKVMDATIPLVPIITNPPVPLQINGSAPAVISKRETRKSDSDKDKEKEKRSRSRSGRMRSRTRSRSRSWERDRRRSRSREHIRRDRERDRSRPWRNESPPMSTRRHDRRRTRSRSSSPIRPRIRDGPDSRDHRARFRNRSPTPLRSRSRSRSIERKKIDRFERIEVDRTDRTEGSPGGGTPTQDSNHGDVDMRLSTTSQSIQSVVAVASSIPNNQTSSFQQQAKRRCRDFDEKGYCMRGDLCPYDHGTDPVVLEDVALSRVLSFGPHSAQAPGTVPVATVPEPPQGPNGNPPPPHLPLASLPPPHLRNHHSNMEYNPDAPSMEPRMPWGRHPQPAPGIYGRGQRELISVPVIPHTNSSEITHTQSNPLKRKQAFDFNRLGPKQRVVHNPANCSLELKKVPRSLNNITQLNNHFSKFGKIVNIQVNFGGDPEAALVTFQLPTEAKSAYRSTEAVLNNRFIKVFWHNNVNNNAAGGAIENVPPGCRPSVKERLGAAITLPAKTEDNEYVPTRRSTEEQVTQTLVPTSPKAAVVPTREDKVLAIKKTQEMLAAKETLKKKQEEKRKEAIKLTADLRKRKQELLDKHLIELRALIDKAEKNPEQKESIMPTIKAMQQSVDNLRKDLAANGQIGGNKSQVKSREQAQKEILDAELDLMTAQQEGQDAGELQKRLNELRAQAAALGLNTNPGVGRGTKVSRVARGTALSFRGRGRGSFAHVSVDHRPTSLLVSGYETEEKVEVLAHFQQFGEIVNQIVDDATPSIVINFKSRKEAEVALVKGRTFQDRLLSITWVSGHHLHRGGATNSSASIQLSSRSEQTAPTADEDIDLEGTEAFLLEENEEEEDEDGESRSWRR; encoded by the exons ATGATAATCAACAATCCGGACCAGTTCAAGGCGTGGCTCACCACCGTGCTGGAGCCGCT gTGCGATGCAGATCCTGCTGCTCTAGCCAAATATGTCTATGCGTTGGTCAAGAAAGACAAAACTTTGGAGGAACTACGTGGCTGTATGGTCGAACAGCTGGATGTGTTTCTACAACACG AAACCAAAAACTTTGTGGAATTGCTCTTCAAGACGTTAGAGACTCAAGAGTACGTGCTCCCACCGCCTAAGAGTGAGCCTGATGGTGGTGGGACACCACCCGGCGTAAATCCACCCGCCCCAATTGTACCATCATCAACGGAGAAAGTAATGGATGCAACAATTCCACTAGTACCTATAATTACGAACCCGCCTGTCCCACTTCAAATTAATGGATCCGCACCTGCTGTAATTAGTAAACGCGAGACTAGAAAATCTGATTCAGATAAGgataaagaaaaggaaaaacgaTCTCGAAGCAG GAGTGGACGAATGAGATCGAGAACACGATCACGATCTCGATCATGGGAAAGGGACAGACGTAGATCCAGAAGTAGAGAACACATTCGACGtgatagagaaagagatagaagtCGCCCATGGCGAAACGAATCCCCACCGATGAGTACCAGACGACATGATCGCAG acgTACTAGGAGTCGCAGTTCATCACCGATACGACCTAGAATACGCGACGGTCCAGACAGTCGCGATCATCGAGCAAGATTCAGAAACAGATCTCCAACGCCGCTTCGATCCCGATCGCGTTCAAGATCAATAGAACGGAAGAAGATCGATCGCTTCGAAAGGATAGAGGTAGATAGAACGGATCGAACTGAGGGCAGTCCTGGTGGTGGTACACCAACACAAGATAGTAATCACGGAGATGTAGACATGAGGCTGTCTACGACTAGTCAATCGATACAAAGTGTTGTCGCTGTCGCGAGTAGTATTCCAAATAATCAGACAAGTTCTTTTCAACAACAAGCAAAGAGACGTTGCAGAGACTTTGACG AAAAGGGATACTGCATGAGGGGAGATCTTTGTCCCTATGATCACGGCACAGACCCAGTTGTACTGGAAGATGTGGCACTTAGTCGTGTTTTGAGTTTCGGACCGCATAGTGCTCAAGCTCCAGGAACAGTTCCAGTGGCCACGGTACCAGAACCACCGCAGGGTCCTAACGGTAATCCACCACCGCCACATCTCCCTCTTGCCAGTTTACCACCACCTCACTTAAGAAACCACCATTCTAATATGG AATATAATCCGGACGCACCCAGCATGGAGCCACGAATGCCATGGGGTAGACATCCGCAACCTGCGCCTGGGATTTACGGCAGGGGGCAAAGAGAACTGATCAGTGTGCCGGTTATTCCCCACACAAATTCGTCGGAAATTACCCACACCCAGAGCAATCCGCTGAAACGCAAACAAGCGTTTGACTTTAATCGTCTGGGACCGAAACAGAGAGTAGTGCATAACCCGGCCAATTGCTCTCTGGAACTGAAAAAGGTTCCACGAAGCTTAAACAACATAacacaattaaataatcatttttccaAATTcggtaaaattgtaaatatccAAGTTAATTTCGGCGGCGATCCTGAGGCAGCGTTGGTTACCTTCCAGCTGCCAACCGAAGCAAAGTCTGCCTACAGAAGCACAGAGGCTGTGTTGaataatagatttattaaagtattttggCATAATAACGTCAATAATAATGCGGCTGGTGGAGCAATCGAAAATGTGCCACCGG gttGCCGTCCCTCTGTGAAAGAAAGGCTAGGCGCCGCGATAACATTACCGGCGAAAACCGAAGATAACGAGTACGTTCCCACGCGTCGTTCGACCGAGGAACAAGTCACGCAAACCTTGGTTCCGACTTCACCTAAAGCTGCCGTTGTTCCTACTCGAGAAGACAAGGTTCTCGCGATAAAGAAAACGCAAGAGATGTTAGCGGCTAAGGAAACGCTAAAGAAGAAACAAGAGGAGAAGCGTAAGGAGGCGATAAAGCTGACCGCCGATCTGCGCAAGAGGAAACAAGAATTGCTGGACAAGCATCTGATTGAATTGCGTGCCCTGATTGACAAGGCTGAAAAGAATCCGGAACAAAAGGAATCGATCATGCCGACGATAAAGGCTATGCAGCAGTCGGTCGACAATTTGCGTAAGGATTTGGCCGCGAACGGCCAGATTGGCGGTAACAAGTCGCAGGTGAAATCTAGGGAGCAGGCGCAGAAGGAGATCCTGGACGCCGAGTTAGATTTAATGACCGCACAACAAGAAGGCCAAGACGCTGGCGAGTTGCAGAAGAGATTGAACGAACTTCGAGCTCAGGCGGCCGCGTTGGGCTTGAACACAAATCCCGGCGTGGGTAGAGGCACGAAAGTCAGCCGGGTCGCACGCGGCACCGCGCTGTCTTTCAGGGGCCGCGGCAGAGGAAGTTTCGCTCATGTCTCGGTGGATCACCGGCCAACGAGTCTTCTAGTCTCCGGTTATGAAACTGAAGAAAAGGTGGAGGTCCTAGCGCATTTTCAA CAATTTGGTGAAATAGTAAATCAAATAGTCGACGACGCGACACCTTCGATCGTTATCAATTTCAAATCGAGGAAAGAGGCTGAGGTAGCCCTAGTGAAAGGACGCACATTTCAAGACAGATTGTTATCAATAACTTGGGTGTCCGGCCATCATCTACATCGTGGAGGAGCTACTAATTCGAGCGCATCTATACAGCTCTCATCGCGTTCCGAACAAACTGCACCTACTGCAGACGAGGATATCGACTTAGAG GGCACGGAGGCGTTTCTCTTAGAAGAGaacgaggaggaagaagacgaGGACGGGGAGTCGCGTAGCTGGCGGCGATAG
- the Sgt1 gene encoding protein SGT1 homolog isoform X1, with amino-acid sequence MDAGEKIESSTTKNDEMPKPKIKHDWYQTESHVFVTILAKNVENESINYGEKTLSVSAKLPSGNEYSLELDLANFIVAEECSHKVMPSKIEIKLKKRDAIRWMVLDGEPVQSNVKPIPNEILQAGTQAPNGTQAPKYPTSCKISRDWDKVEKEILKEEAAEQNVGDAAVNTLFQSIYGNGSDEVRRAMNKSFIESGGTVLSTNWGEVGQKPVQRRPPDGMEWKSWDS; translated from the exons ATGGACGCAGGCGAGAAAATTGAGAGCTCCACAACTAAGAACGACGAG ATGCCTAAACCAAAGATAAAACACGATTGGTATCAAACGGAGAGTCACGTGTTTGTGACAATACTCGCTAAGAATGTGGAAAACGAGAGTATTAATTACGGAGAAAAGACA cTAAGTGTGTCAGCGAAGTTACCATCCGGCAATGAATATAGTTTAGAGTTGGATTTGGCTAACTTTATAGTGGCGGAAGAATGTTCGCACAAGGTAATGCCGTCCAAGATAGAAATTAAACTGAAGAAACGGGATGCCATTAGATGGATGGTACTAGACGGTGAGCCAGTTCAATCTAACGTGAAACCTATACCGAACG AAATACTTCAAGCTGGCACACAAGCACCTAATGGCACACAAGCGCCTAAGTATCCAACCTCCTGTAAGATATCCAGAGATTGGGATAAGGTGGAAAAGGAAATATTGAAAGAGGAGGCAGCGGAACAAAATGTGGGTGACGCTGCGGTGAATACTCTTTTCCAAAGCATATACGGTAACGGATCCGATGAAGTGAGACGTGCGATGAATAAGTCCTTT atAGAATCGGGCGGCACTGTCTTAAGCACTAATTGGGGAGAAGTAGGACAAAAACCGGTTCAGAGAAGACCACCAGATGGAATGGAGTGGAAATCTTGGGACTCATAA
- the Swm gene encoding RNA-binding protein 26 isoform X3, whose product MIINNPDQFKAWLTTVLEPLCDADPAALAKYVYALVKKDKTLEELRGCMVEQLDVFLQHETKNFVELLFKTLETQEYVLPPPKSEPDGGGTPPGVNPPAPIVPSSTEKVMDATIPLVPIITNPPVPLQINGSAPAVISKRETRKSDSDKDKEKEKRSRSRSGRMRSRTRSRSRSWERDRRRSRSREHIRRDRERDRSRPWRNESPPMSTRRHDRRRTRSRSSSPIRPRIRDGPDSRDHRARFRNRSPTPLRSRSRSRSIERKKIDRFERIEVDRTDRTEGSPGGGTPTQDSNHGDVDMRLSTTSQSIQSVVAVASSIPNNQTSSFQQQAKRRCRDFDEKGYCMRGDLCPYDHGTDPVVLEDVALSRVLSFGPHSAQAPGTVPVATVPEPPQGPNGNPPPPHLPLASLPPPHLRNHHSNMDVFAEYNPDAPSMEPRMPWGRHPQPAPGIYGRGQRELISVPVIPHTNSSEITHTQSNPLKRKQAFDFNRLGPKQRVVHNPANCSLELKKVPRSLNNITQLNNHFSKFGKIVNIQVNFGGDPEAALVTFQLPTEAKSAYRSTEAVLNNRFIKVFWHNNVNNNAAGGAIENVPPGCRPSVKERLGAAITLPAKTEDNEYVPTRRSTEEQVTQTLVPTSPKAAVVPTREDKVLAIKKTQEMLAAKETLKKKQEEKRKEAIKLTADLRKRKQELLDKHLIELRALIDKAEKNPEQKESIMPTIKAMQQSVDNLRKDLAANGQIGGNKSQVKSREQAQKEILDAELDLMTAQQEGQDAGELQKRLNELRAQAAALGLNTNPGVGRGTKVSRVARGTALSFRGRGRGSFAHVSVDHRPTSLLVSGYETEEKVEVLAHFQQFGEIVNQIVDDATPSIVINFKSRKEAEVALVKGRTFQDRLLSITWVSGHHLHRGGATNSSASIQLSSRSEQTAPTADEDIDLEIF is encoded by the exons ATGATAATCAACAATCCGGACCAGTTCAAGGCGTGGCTCACCACCGTGCTGGAGCCGCT gTGCGATGCAGATCCTGCTGCTCTAGCCAAATATGTCTATGCGTTGGTCAAGAAAGACAAAACTTTGGAGGAACTACGTGGCTGTATGGTCGAACAGCTGGATGTGTTTCTACAACACG AAACCAAAAACTTTGTGGAATTGCTCTTCAAGACGTTAGAGACTCAAGAGTACGTGCTCCCACCGCCTAAGAGTGAGCCTGATGGTGGTGGGACACCACCCGGCGTAAATCCACCCGCCCCAATTGTACCATCATCAACGGAGAAAGTAATGGATGCAACAATTCCACTAGTACCTATAATTACGAACCCGCCTGTCCCACTTCAAATTAATGGATCCGCACCTGCTGTAATTAGTAAACGCGAGACTAGAAAATCTGATTCAGATAAGgataaagaaaaggaaaaacgaTCTCGAAGCAG GAGTGGACGAATGAGATCGAGAACACGATCACGATCTCGATCATGGGAAAGGGACAGACGTAGATCCAGAAGTAGAGAACACATTCGACGtgatagagaaagagatagaagtCGCCCATGGCGAAACGAATCCCCACCGATGAGTACCAGACGACATGATCGCAG acgTACTAGGAGTCGCAGTTCATCACCGATACGACCTAGAATACGCGACGGTCCAGACAGTCGCGATCATCGAGCAAGATTCAGAAACAGATCTCCAACGCCGCTTCGATCCCGATCGCGTTCAAGATCAATAGAACGGAAGAAGATCGATCGCTTCGAAAGGATAGAGGTAGATAGAACGGATCGAACTGAGGGCAGTCCTGGTGGTGGTACACCAACACAAGATAGTAATCACGGAGATGTAGACATGAGGCTGTCTACGACTAGTCAATCGATACAAAGTGTTGTCGCTGTCGCGAGTAGTATTCCAAATAATCAGACAAGTTCTTTTCAACAACAAGCAAAGAGACGTTGCAGAGACTTTGACG AAAAGGGATACTGCATGAGGGGAGATCTTTGTCCCTATGATCACGGCACAGACCCAGTTGTACTGGAAGATGTGGCACTTAGTCGTGTTTTGAGTTTCGGACCGCATAGTGCTCAAGCTCCAGGAACAGTTCCAGTGGCCACGGTACCAGAACCACCGCAGGGTCCTAACGGTAATCCACCACCGCCACATCTCCCTCTTGCCAGTTTACCACCACCTCACTTAAGAAACCACCATTCTAATATGG ATGTTTTCGCAGAATATAATCCGGACGCACCCAGCATGGAGCCACGAATGCCATGGGGTAGACATCCGCAACCTGCGCCTGGGATTTACGGCAGGGGGCAAAGAGAACTGATCAGTGTGCCGGTTATTCCCCACACAAATTCGTCGGAAATTACCCACACCCAGAGCAATCCGCTGAAACGCAAACAAGCGTTTGACTTTAATCGTCTGGGACCGAAACAGAGAGTAGTGCATAACCCGGCCAATTGCTCTCTGGAACTGAAAAAGGTTCCACGAAGCTTAAACAACATAacacaattaaataatcatttttccaAATTcggtaaaattgtaaatatccAAGTTAATTTCGGCGGCGATCCTGAGGCAGCGTTGGTTACCTTCCAGCTGCCAACCGAAGCAAAGTCTGCCTACAGAAGCACAGAGGCTGTGTTGaataatagatttattaaagtattttggCATAATAACGTCAATAATAATGCGGCTGGTGGAGCAATCGAAAATGTGCCACCGG gttGCCGTCCCTCTGTGAAAGAAAGGCTAGGCGCCGCGATAACATTACCGGCGAAAACCGAAGATAACGAGTACGTTCCCACGCGTCGTTCGACCGAGGAACAAGTCACGCAAACCTTGGTTCCGACTTCACCTAAAGCTGCCGTTGTTCCTACTCGAGAAGACAAGGTTCTCGCGATAAAGAAAACGCAAGAGATGTTAGCGGCTAAGGAAACGCTAAAGAAGAAACAAGAGGAGAAGCGTAAGGAGGCGATAAAGCTGACCGCCGATCTGCGCAAGAGGAAACAAGAATTGCTGGACAAGCATCTGATTGAATTGCGTGCCCTGATTGACAAGGCTGAAAAGAATCCGGAACAAAAGGAATCGATCATGCCGACGATAAAGGCTATGCAGCAGTCGGTCGACAATTTGCGTAAGGATTTGGCCGCGAACGGCCAGATTGGCGGTAACAAGTCGCAGGTGAAATCTAGGGAGCAGGCGCAGAAGGAGATCCTGGACGCCGAGTTAGATTTAATGACCGCACAACAAGAAGGCCAAGACGCTGGCGAGTTGCAGAAGAGATTGAACGAACTTCGAGCTCAGGCGGCCGCGTTGGGCTTGAACACAAATCCCGGCGTGGGTAGAGGCACGAAAGTCAGCCGGGTCGCACGCGGCACCGCGCTGTCTTTCAGGGGCCGCGGCAGAGGAAGTTTCGCTCATGTCTCGGTGGATCACCGGCCAACGAGTCTTCTAGTCTCCGGTTATGAAACTGAAGAAAAGGTGGAGGTCCTAGCGCATTTTCAA CAATTTGGTGAAATAGTAAATCAAATAGTCGACGACGCGACACCTTCGATCGTTATCAATTTCAAATCGAGGAAAGAGGCTGAGGTAGCCCTAGTGAAAGGACGCACATTTCAAGACAGATTGTTATCAATAACTTGGGTGTCCGGCCATCATCTACATCGTGGAGGAGCTACTAATTCGAGCGCATCTATACAGCTCTCATCGCGTTCCGAACAAACTGCACCTACTGCAGACGAGGATATCGACTTAGAG atattttag
- the Sgt1 gene encoding protein SGT1 homolog isoform X2, with product MDAGEKIESSTTKNDEMPKPKIKHDWYQTESHVFVTILAKNVENESINYGEKTLSVSAKLPSGNEYSLELDLANFIVAEECSHKVMPSKIEIKLKKRDAIRWMVLDGEPVQSNVKPIPNEILQAGTQAPNGTQAPKYPTSCKISRDWDKVEKEILKEEAAEQNVGDAAVNTLFQSIYGNGSDEVRRAMNKSFIN from the exons ATGGACGCAGGCGAGAAAATTGAGAGCTCCACAACTAAGAACGACGAG ATGCCTAAACCAAAGATAAAACACGATTGGTATCAAACGGAGAGTCACGTGTTTGTGACAATACTCGCTAAGAATGTGGAAAACGAGAGTATTAATTACGGAGAAAAGACA cTAAGTGTGTCAGCGAAGTTACCATCCGGCAATGAATATAGTTTAGAGTTGGATTTGGCTAACTTTATAGTGGCGGAAGAATGTTCGCACAAGGTAATGCCGTCCAAGATAGAAATTAAACTGAAGAAACGGGATGCCATTAGATGGATGGTACTAGACGGTGAGCCAGTTCAATCTAACGTGAAACCTATACCGAACG AAATACTTCAAGCTGGCACACAAGCACCTAATGGCACACAAGCGCCTAAGTATCCAACCTCCTGTAAGATATCCAGAGATTGGGATAAGGTGGAAAAGGAAATATTGAAAGAGGAGGCAGCGGAACAAAATGTGGGTGACGCTGCGGTGAATACTCTTTTCCAAAGCATATACGGTAACGGATCCGATGAAGTGAGACGTGCGATGAATAAGTCCTTT atAAATTGA